One stretch of Salmo trutta chromosome 7, fSalTru1.1, whole genome shotgun sequence DNA includes these proteins:
- the LOC115197066 gene encoding wee1-like protein kinase 1-A: MQRYSCHGSLSPNARPIRQKLAFAPNNEDDGNSTGDASGFTEIDSPMRLDSVDIKRLEDNSPLNRTADDVEPCRWGEEGFSYPSQLQSPSSAIFMTGSPASPRKNSQVYGSSPERSCIQEDGDCSSSPIPDCPDIPPHKTFKKLLLYDTPHTPKSLLNKARTARTASSASSSRRVALFGNVESTGKPGLDSRRSQTPLVNINPFTPESLLIQSATQQRNSRKRAHYNDSCGEDMEVSDAETEEEVLPPKRITMMESNMNSRYASEFHELEKIGCGEYGAVFKCVKRLDGCVYAIKCSKKPLAGSVDEQNALREVYAHAVLGQHPHVVRYYSAWAEDDRMLIQNEYCNAGTLSDVTAKNYRRLGFLSELELKDLLLQVTRGLKYIHSSSLVHMDIKPSNIFISRKTIGSVVDTCDEEDEKDGLATSVVYKIGDLGHVTRLNNPQVEEGDSRFLANEVLQEDYSNLTKADVFSLALTVISASGAEPMPSNGDKWHQIRQGKLPPIPQVLSQQFLSLLKLMIHPDPARRPSTFDLIKHPVLLTAARMSADLLRVELNAEKFKNALLQKELKKAQIDTTAAEEKVLTGSTVQSDPKTSRLVGKKMNRSMSLTIY; this comes from the exons ATGCAGCGTTACAGTTGTCATGGAAGTTTATCTCCCAACGCCCGACCTATACGTCAAAAGTTAGCGTTTGCACCGAACAATGAAGATGACGGCAACAGTACAGGAGACGCATCGGGTTTTACAGAAATTGACTCTCCAATGCGACTGGACAGTGTCGATATTAAACGACTCGAGGACAACAGCCCTCTGAATCGGACTGCGGATGATGTGGAACCGTGCCGGTGGGGCGAAGAAGGATTCAGTTATCCGTCTCAACTTCAGTCCCCCAGTAGCGCTATTTTCATGACGGGCTCCCCGGCGTCACCACGGAAAAACTCTCAGGTGTACGGGAGTTCACCCGAGCGGTCATGCATTCAGGAAGACGGGGACTGCTCGAGCTCACCTATTCCAGACTGCCCCGACATACCTCCACATAAAACCTTCAAAAAACTACTCCTTTATGATACTCCACACACACCAAAG AGTTTGCTGAACAAAGCCAGAACTGCCAGAACTGCCAGCTCAGCGTCCTCAAGTAGGAGAGTAGCCCTCTTTGGGAATGTAGAATCCACagggaaacctggtctggacagCAGGAGAAGCCAGACCCCTTTGGTCAACATCAACCCCTTCACCCCCGAATCCCTCCTCATCCAGTCTGCAACTCAACAGAGGAACAGCAGAAAGAGGGCACACTATAATGA CTCCTGTGGTGAGGACATGGAAGTGAGTGATGCTGAAACAGAGGAAGAAGTCCTTCCACCAAAG AGAATAACCATGATGGAGAGCAACATGAATTCCAGGTATGCCTCAGAGTTCCACGAGCTAGAAAAGATCGGCTGTGGGGAGTATGGTGCCGTCTTCAAGTGTGTGAAAAGACTGGATGGCTGCGTGTACGCCATCAAGTGTTCAAAGAAGCCCCTGGCAGGTTCTGTGGATGA GCAGAACGCCCTCCGGGAGGTGTACGCCCACGCCGTGCTGGGCCAGCACCCCCACGTGGTGCGCTACTACTCTGCCTGGGCTGAGGATGACCGCATGCTCATCCAGAATGAGTACTGCAACGCCGGCACCCTCTCGGACGTCACGGCCAAGAACTACCGGCGGCTCGGCTTCCTGTCAGAGCTGGAGTTGAAGGACCTTCTGCTGCAGGTGACGCGCGGCCTCAAGTACATCCACTCGTCCTCACTGGTCCACATGGACATCAAGCCTA GCAATATTTTTATCTCACGCAAGACGATTGGTAGTGTAGTAGACACGTGTGACGAGGAGGACGAAAAGGATGGACTGGCCACCAGTGTCGTGTACAAAATAGGGGACCTTGGCCACGTGACGAGGTTAAACAATCCTCAAGTTGAGGAAGGTGACAGCAGGTTCCTGGCAAATGAAGTCCTTCAAGAG GACTACAGTAACTTGACAAAGGCAGACGTCTTTTCCCTGGCCCTGACTGTGATCAGTGCCTCTGGGGCAGAGCCTATGCCCAGCAATGGGGACAAGTGGCACCAGATCCGTCAGGGAAAACTTCCACCCATCCCACAAGTTCTCTCTCAGCAATTCCTGAGTCTACTCAAG CTGATGATCCACCCTGACCCCGCCAGGCGGCCGTCCACCTTTGACCTTATCAAGCACCCAGTGCTGTTGACGGCAGCTAGAATGAGTGCCGACCTGCTCCGTGTGGAACTCAACGCAGAGAAGTTCAAGAACGCCCTGCTTCAGAA GGAGCTGAAGAAGGCCCAGATTGACACAACTGCAGCTGAGGAGAAAGTTCTGACCGGCTCCACTGTCCAGTCTGACCCCAAAACCTCCAGACTCGTCGGCAAGAAGATGAACCGCTCAATGAGCCTGACCATTTACTGA
- the c7h11orf16 gene encoding uncharacterized protein C11orf16 homolog yields MVSVSQSPGEPHSRLLPLFLGLRYRNVSFVLDTSEDMSTALGSVKRLLIQTLLNKASLRDSLFNIIGFSYKVTRWSEHMVPCAPDTVYEALSWIHSLSSSPGRDLLAALSTAFSDPACHAVHLVTTGLPDHPEELLRALSTMAGERPVHVFHLSLSNPSSSSSLDGRTQDFMQCLTHATRGSCYVLPVGMDGALEQVIPLYTAESQSSVPTCSPVKSCSQSTSVVPLQPLLPLSPLRCMLGNPFCPVSSCVLSGRALSLCSTEFLPGCRVLARRELDGLYYLGTVTQLVQGRRGVYVVEFDRPGTRRPEGGDGHAMRMSQQQQLVCSPDMLNHTQAHTHCLVPGDAVLSPWEPDLRRYGPGRVVSGMETRDSVTVESGKGLQVLLWNGRLMQVPGDLAVWIPASQHERIVRELQRIPLPPCCNDNLLHVHSTMWAPYLYCTGTQCCPSAGGPCHCPIMQPWWPLRVPPTHVHGLREREGLERKKRQDRAELEKKVDLQLGELKETKEVEHETSSSSSLSGDEEAGAIGEKSVSPLASTEPSPLDKLGPEHGRPAWRYWRRSHPEPQHRQPEKVPRGKFQAMKISYPDVEISGSPNHSSMFQPLPGCERRVTIRDVFGLTDSKPHPKTRLQLTAGNTIPGVYT; encoded by the exons ATGGTGTCTGTCTCGCAGTCACCTGGTGAGCCTCACAGCAGGCTCCTTCCATTGTTCCTGGGCCTGAGGTACAGGAATGTGTCCTTTGTATTGGACACCTCGGAGGACATGAGCACTGCTCTGGGGTCAGTGAAGCGCCTGCTCATCCAGACCCTGCTGAACAAGGCATCCCTCAGAGACTCGCTCTTCAATATCATAGGCTTCTCATACAAG GTAACCCGTTGGTCTGAGCACATGGTGCCCTGTGCTCCAGACACTGTCTACGAGGCTCTATCCTGGATTCACTCCCTCAGCTCCAGTCCAGGTAGGGACCTCCTGGCTGCCCTGAGTACAGCCTTCAGCGACCCAGCCTGCCATGCCGTCCACCTGGTCACCACCGGTCTCCCTGACCACCCAGAGGAACTCCTCCGGGCCCTGTCAACCATGGCCGGGGAGAGGCCAGTCCATGTGTTCCACCTGTCACTATCTaaccccagcagcagcagctctctGGACGGCAGGACTCAGGACTTCATGCAGTGTCTGACTCACGCCACAAGAGGGAGCTGTTATGTTCTCCCTGTCGGGATGGATGGGGCATTAGAGCAG GTGATCCCATTGTACACTGCAGAGAGCCAGTCCTCAGTGCCGACCTGTTCTCCAGTGAAGTCCTGCAGTCAGTCCACCTCTGTTGTTCCACTGCAGCCTTTACTGCCCTTATCTCCTCTCAG GTGTATGCTTGGTAATCCCTTCTGTCCAGTTAGTAGCTGTGTGTTGTCAGGGAGGGCCCTGTCCCTATGCAGCACAGAGTTTCTCCCAGGCTGCCGTGTGTTGGCCAGGAGGGAGCTGGATGGCCTTTACTACTTGGGCACTGTAACGCAGCTAGTCCAG GGTCGAAGAGGAGTGTACGTGGTTGAGTTTGACAGGCCGGGGACGAGGAGACCCGAAGGGGGAGACGGTCACGCTATGAGGATGTCCCAGCAACAGCAGCTAGTCTGCTCTCCAGACATGCTGAACCACACTCAggcccacacacactgtctggtcCCTGGGGATGCAGTGTTGTCCCCGTGGGAACCTGACCTGAGGAGATACGGTCCGGGGAGAGTGGTCTCCGGAATGGAGACACGAGATTCAGTGACAG TAGAGAGTGGGAAGGGGCTCCAGGTGCTGCTGTGGAATGGTAGGCTTATGCAGGTGCCTGGGGATCTAGCTGTGTGGATCCCTGCATCTCAGCATGAGCGGATCGTCAGGGAGCTCCAGCGAATTCCTCTGCCGCCATGCTGCAATGACAATTTGCTCCACGTCCACAGCACCATGTGGGCTCCCTATCTGTACTGCACTGGAACACAGTGCTGTCCATCAGCAGGTGGACCATGCCATTGTCCAATCATGCAGCCATGGTGGCCACTGAGAGTTCCGCCTACTCATGTGCAtggcctgagagagagggaggggctagaGAGGAAAAAGCGACAAGATAGGGCAGAGCTAGAGAAGAAGGTGGACCTCCAGTTGGGAGAGCTCAAGGAAACTAAAGAGGTCGAACATGAgacatcatcttcatcatccctgtcgggtgatgaggaagcagGGGCCATAGGGGAAAAGTCTGTCAGCCCATTGGCCAGCACAGAGCCCTCTCCCCTGGACAAGCTGGGGCCAGAACACGGCCGACCTGCCTGGAGGTACTGGAGGAGAAGCCATCCAGAGCCACAGCACAGACAACCAG AGAAAGTACCAAGGGGAAAATTCCAGGCTATGAAAATCAGCTACCCTGACGTCGAGATCAGTGGCTCACCCAATCACAGCTCCATGTTTCAGCCACTTCCTGGCTGTGAGAGGAGGGTGACCATCAGGGATGTGTTTGGCCTGACAGACTCCAAACCTCATCCCAAAACGAGACTGCAGTTAACCGCTGGCAACACGATCCCAGGTGTTTATACATGA
- the akip1 gene encoding A-kinase-interacting protein 1 — protein sequence MATQAWQLESSLRRSARIGLEVLERASRRSVDWSVSPSPNTTPTDGNARSEVLGNSAHTSLDDAFETIAEFMAQTTYQCKNFYMTETEPMENERTHVCRYHSQSHQCPGTSLQIRKHARSSPEEFHIEVSPGTYAITAGTQDSQQQTRLVRINAGESMNLTFHL from the exons ATGGCAACTCAAGCCTGGCAACTCGAGTCATCCCTGCGTCGCTCCGCCAGAATAGGCCTGGAAGTACTGGAGCGAGCGTCGAGACGGAGCGTAGACTGGAGTGTGAGTCCGTCTCCCAATACAACACCAACGGATGGCAACGCCAGGAGTGAG GTTCTGGGAAACTCAGCCCACACAAGCCTGGATGATGCTTTTGAGACCATAGCAGAATTCATGGCTCAGACAACATATCAATGCAAG AACTTTTACATGACGGAGACTGAGCCTATGGAAAATGAGAGAACCCATGTGTGCAGATACCATTCTCAATCTCACCAATGTCCAGGGACCTCACTGCAGATCAGGAAACAT GCACGGTCATCACCTGAGGAATTCCACATTGAGGTGTCACCAGGTACCTATGCGATTACCGCGGGAACGCAGGACTCGCAGCAACAGACCCGGCTAGTACGCATTAATGCAGGAGAGAGTATGAACCTCACCTTTCACCTCTAA